Proteins co-encoded in one Zonotrichia albicollis isolate bZonAlb1 chromosome 30, bZonAlb1.hap1, whole genome shotgun sequence genomic window:
- the PRUNE1 gene encoding exopolyphosphatase PRUNE1 yields the protein MERFVLGNRAALQDHIQQHQEVHVVMGNEACDLDSAVSALALAYFLAQTTPAPKAAFVPVLNIPRADFALRTETTFLLRERGIPATSLVFRDEIDLGGLHHAGLLSLTLVDHHVLPGADAALEEAVVEVLDHRPLERARGPPCQVTVEPVGSCATLVTERILQGPPGVLDRTTAALLHGTILLDCINLSPAAGKVTPRDVACVSLLEERFPELPARDAVFGALQAAKFDVTGLTTEQMLRKDLKVLSNDEAVVGISGVFEDLETFLLRPGLLQDLEAFCQARGYAGLVAMTVSFNQHHEPTRKLAVFSAQEPLRSTLCRALEEATTPSLLLRPLPSPWPSVAAYAQGNAVATRKKVLPILRAALGGLGAAGGPEEEVVPPPTPMNSLVEECPLAQAVPPLCPQDVLERVSRIAAGQPPGSPK from the exons ATGGAGCGCTTCGTGCTGGGGAACCGGGCGGCTCTGCAG gatcacatccagcagcaccaggaggtCCACGTGGTGATGGGCAACGAGGCCTGTGACCTGGACTCCGCTGTCTCCGCGCTGGCCCTGGCCTATTTCCTCGCCCAG ACCACCCCGGCTCCCAAAGCCGCCTTCGTGCCCGTGCTGAACATCCCCCGCGCCGACTTCGCGCTGCGGACAGAGACAACGTTCCTGCTGCGCGAGCGGGGCATCCCGGCCACCTCGCTGGTCTTTAGGGATGAGATCGACCTGGGCGGGCTGCACCACgctgggctgctctccctgaCTCTGGTGGATCACCATGTCCTGCCTGG TGCTGACGCTGCCCTGGAGGAGGCCGTGGTGGAGGTCCTGGATCACCGCCCGCTGGAGCGGGCCCGAGGCCCCCCGTGCCAGGTGACAGTGGAGCCCGTGGgctcctgtgccaccctggTGACCGAGAGGATCCTGCAGGGCCCCCCGGGCGTGCTGGACAGAACCACGGCCGCGCTGCTGCACG GCACCATCCTGCTGGACTGCATCAACCTgagcccagctgcaggcaaggTGACCCCCAGGGACGTGGCCTGCGtgtccctgctggaggagaGGTTCCCGGAGCTGCCGGCCCGTGACGCCGTGTTCGGAGCGCTGCAGGCGGCCAAGTTTGATGTCACAG GGCTGACAACAGAGCAGATGCTGCGGAAGGACCTCAAAGTCCTCTCCAATGATGAGGCTGTCGTTGGCATCAGCGGCGTCTTCGAGGACTTGGAA ACCTTCCTGCTGCGGCCTGGCTTGCTGCAGGACCTGGAGGCTTTCTGCCAGGCCCGTGGCTACGCCGGGCTGGTGGCCATGACCGTGTCCTTTAACCAACACCACGAGCCCACCCGAAAACTCGCCGTGTTCAGcgcacaggagcccctgcgcaGCACG ctgtgcagggctctgGAGGAGGCGACAACGCCgtcgctgctgctgcggccgctgcccagcccctggcccagCGTGGCCGCCTACGCCCAGGGCAACGCCGTGGCCACTCGTAAGAAGGTGCTGCCCATcctcagggcagctctggggggtctgggggctgcagggggtcCCGAGGAGGAGGTGGTGCCCCCGCCCACCCCCATGAACAGCCTGGTGGAGGAGTGTCCCCTGGCCCAGGCCGTGcccccgctgtgcccgcaggaTGTCCTGGAGCGGGTCAGCCGCATCGCCGCGGGGCAGCCCCCGGGCTCCCCCAAATAA